The following proteins come from a genomic window of Bradyrhizobium sp. SZCCHNS1050:
- a CDS encoding nitronate monooxygenase family protein, with protein MWPDRRFLDLVKTEHPIVLAPMAGVMDADLVIAVAQGGGLGSLPCAMLSADKAREQVNIIRQRVSAPINVNFFCHTPVEADAAREAAWKQRLGAYYQEYGVDPAAPVTAANRAPFDAAMCAVVEELGPEVISFHFGLPEPSLLARVKATGAVVMASATVVREAVWLERNGVDVIIAQGAEAGGHRGMFLTDKLAEQVGTFALVPQIVDAVKLPVIAAGGIADARGIAAAFALGASGVQIGSAFLRCPESKVSAMARAALAAADDESTVITNVMTGRLARGVANRVMREVGPISPDAPAFPHAATALGPLKAAAEKQGRVDFTNLWAGQALPLGRALPAAELTRTLAEQAQARLRRMAG; from the coding sequence ATGTGGCCCGACCGCCGCTTCCTGGATCTCGTCAAGACCGAGCACCCGATCGTGCTCGCGCCGATGGCCGGCGTGATGGATGCCGATCTCGTCATCGCGGTGGCGCAAGGCGGGGGGCTCGGCTCGCTGCCCTGCGCCATGCTCTCCGCGGACAAGGCGCGTGAGCAGGTCAACATCATCCGCCAGCGCGTGTCGGCGCCGATCAACGTGAACTTCTTCTGCCACACGCCGGTCGAGGCCGATGCGGCACGTGAGGCCGCATGGAAGCAGAGGCTCGGCGCCTATTACCAGGAGTATGGCGTGGATCCGGCGGCTCCGGTGACGGCCGCGAACCGCGCTCCGTTCGATGCCGCGATGTGCGCCGTCGTCGAGGAACTGGGGCCGGAGGTCATCAGCTTCCATTTCGGCCTGCCTGAGCCGTCGCTGTTGGCGCGCGTGAAGGCGACAGGCGCGGTCGTGATGGCGTCCGCGACCGTGGTGCGGGAGGCGGTGTGGCTGGAGCGGAACGGCGTCGACGTCATCATCGCGCAAGGTGCGGAGGCGGGCGGTCATCGCGGCATGTTCCTGACCGACAAGCTTGCCGAGCAGGTCGGTACGTTCGCGCTGGTGCCGCAGATCGTGGATGCGGTGAAGCTGCCTGTCATCGCCGCCGGCGGCATCGCCGATGCGCGCGGCATCGCCGCGGCGTTCGCGCTCGGCGCGAGCGGCGTGCAGATCGGCAGCGCGTTTCTGCGCTGCCCCGAGTCCAAGGTCAGCGCGATGGCCCGCGCCGCGCTTGCCGCCGCCGACGACGAATCCACCGTCATCACCAACGTGATGACCGGCCGGCTCGCCCGCGGCGTCGCCAACCGGGTGATGCGCGAGGTCGGGCCGATCTCGCCGGATGCGCCGGCGTTTCCGCATGCCGCCACCGCGCTCGGTCCGCTCAAGGCCGCCGCGGAGAAGCAGGGAAGGGTCGATTTCACCAATCTCTGGGCCGGGCAGGCGCTGCCGCTCGGGCGCGCGCTACCGGCCGCCGAATTGACGCGGACACTGGCCGAACAGGCCCAGGCGCGCTTGCGGCGGATGGCGGGCTGA
- a CDS encoding LysR family transcriptional regulator, which yields MELSDLETFAAVARSGGITRAAEALNTVQSNVTQRIKALEGEIGTALFERHSRGMTLTHAGLRLLPYADRMAALSREALLAARDDGEPRGPLTIGSMETTAAVRLPTLLADFHRRFPAVALGLRTAPTAELVAAVLDGTLEGAFVAGPIEHPELSGIIAFEEELVLVTARRFESLSALRAATAASGPTALVFRAGCTYRQRLEQVFNDFGWPAAARIELGTLDGMIGCVAAGMGVALLPRAVVTRNEMIGSVSLHTLDPSHGRVETLFIHRRAAHRSSGLSAFMAGLAGRDHDIAA from the coding sequence GTGGAACTGAGCGACCTCGAAACCTTTGCAGCCGTGGCGCGCAGCGGCGGCATCACCCGCGCTGCTGAGGCCCTCAACACGGTGCAGTCCAACGTGACCCAGCGGATCAAGGCGCTGGAAGGCGAGATCGGCACCGCACTGTTCGAGCGGCACAGCCGCGGCATGACCCTGACCCATGCCGGGCTGCGACTTCTGCCTTACGCCGACCGGATGGCGGCGCTGTCGCGCGAAGCGCTGCTCGCCGCGCGCGATGATGGCGAGCCGAGAGGACCGCTGACGATCGGCTCGATGGAGACGACCGCCGCCGTGCGCCTGCCGACGCTGCTCGCGGATTTTCATCGGCGCTTCCCGGCTGTCGCCCTCGGTCTGCGCACGGCGCCAACCGCCGAGCTCGTGGCCGCCGTACTCGACGGGACGCTCGAGGGCGCTTTCGTGGCCGGCCCGATCGAACATCCCGAGCTCTCGGGTATCATCGCCTTCGAGGAAGAGCTGGTGCTGGTGACGGCCCGGCGCTTTGAAAGCCTGTCAGCCTTGCGTGCGGCCACGGCTGCCTCCGGCCCGACGGCGCTGGTGTTCAGGGCCGGCTGCACCTACCGGCAGCGGCTGGAGCAGGTCTTCAACGATTTCGGCTGGCCCGCGGCCGCGCGCATCGAGCTCGGTACGCTCGACGGCATGATCGGCTGCGTCGCCGCTGGCATGGGCGTCGCGCTGCTGCCACGCGCTGTGGTGACGCGAAACGAGATGATCGGCAGCGTCAGCCTGCACACGCTCGATCCAAGTCATGGACGCGTCGAAACCCTGTTCATCCACCGCCGCGCGGCGCATCGCAGCAGCGGCCTCTCGGCCTTCATGGCCGGACTCGCCGGCCGGGACCACGACATCGCAGCCTGA